The following coding sequences lie in one Apostichopus japonicus isolate 1M-3 chromosome 13, ASM3797524v1, whole genome shotgun sequence genomic window:
- the LOC139978235 gene encoding uncharacterized protein isoform X1 yields MMGTLNCEVVFLLVASVIIGCLSDHHEPNESGSEYNGDIGFLLYLPANLESGATVQAYIETNTTEPFTAELNFIHSNEDRHFYSSARIENGEGSIDIEVPKVDYWYGSVNFTGVFEVSQKTISGSRNNIYIYRDVQKATFIETDKPLYKPGQEVKFRLITIDSDFKPETSNISKIQIESPNNIRLAQWRNVERPDGLVDLSFQLISEPALGIYNIKAYVDDNWISQPFKVDEYVLPKFEVTVRADSYILINAEEFSFQVCAKYTYGQPVRGSLAGSVGKVVKENYYYYYRQRESTQLGEEQDELELTDAVEFIAELDNQGCCETTIDVTEMNLSSYDTPYWKTSLAVKATITEASTGNEFTETYAGTKLETTALHINMESASTFKPGIPYQGRIKVTYPDDKPAPNEVLNITARVDGETVHQDEATTDSDGIVNFEIPFAVMDKSIRLTVTAVGYPSEHSEDSYSMYQPSSYINLDPAYSNIGSYMQILPVTETVNAGEDVTVQVLYTSDDSTVSSDFKFQFVARNKLIDAGATHIGESRRRRVAILDETECQQQLREATEKGALGSFRPDCDENGLFMKRQCHASTRRCWCVNPETGLEVTSGVTPDCEAEEESGPIEVPIGELGPPDAFNECQEGFSFAPGVKKCVRTAEETECQRQAREAQEKGPLVGGRQPACHEDGSFLPEQCHGSTGYCWCVDTATGLEVPGTSTGPTEENVDCEAEGESGPIEVPIGELGPPDAFNECQEGFSFAPGVKKCVRTAEETECQRQAREAQEKGPLLGGRQPACHEDGSFLPEQCHGSIGNCWCVDTATGLEVPETRTGPTEENVDCEGTAEETECQRQAREAQEKGPLLGGRQPACHEDGSFLPEQCHGSIGYCWCVDTATGLEVPETRTGPTEENVDCEEPVEVLTECQRQVQEAQGKGPLVGGHQPACHEDGSFLPEQCHGSTGYCWCVDTATGLEVPGTSTGPSEKNVDCEEFTLTLTLPPPTTQEPIVHVDPQALQEATFSVRITPGLSPEARLLVYYTSPEGEIIADSVTIKVNEAFENEVHLEFSEPEVEPGSETTLKVSAENGSLCGIGIVDKSVYVLGGENKLTPKKLFAVFDLSVRTAYYGDYCSHGYYRYRFKRYILPYPGYGYNTVTYTDSSEAFKNSGLMTVTNFDLEVAPCTYSPAIAYSVARAGGEDLFDSPEGNGGPAKQDGEDTIRSYFPSTWLWTLQRVSETPAEMQLPVPDTITDWIANGFCTNVKYGVGIAPPITLRAFQPFFLSMSLPYSIIRTEKTPIKVSVFNYLEQCLVVRVTLEENEDVVLSGDSMYTVAVPAGDVTTVTFKVAAFVLGEIPLQVTAESISDDEFLCGNEAVAGAAGTSDTVLRNLKVKPEGEPETRTESVYFCLENNETYNKHVSLKIPPQHVPGTAVGEITVTGDLVGNSLSNVEDMLRMPYGCGEQNLLSMVPNIVALQYLQSVGEATPEITEEAKKNILSGYQRELIYRRTDNSYSAFGNSNPSGSTFLTAFVVRTYAHAQKFVEVDEEDLFVTIQWLRGIQEVDGSFRTVGYLAHKAMKGGVNNNVTLAAYVVSTFLEAGYGTEDKTVAAAFKYLNSQLDSLEDTYSMALLAYAYALAGMEEFDQVYEKLQESAINSEGTRHWESNREGLPSYTSYYQDSAKSQNIEMTAYVLRAMILYDIPDIEVEGSYIARWLVAQRNPRGGFSSTQDTVIGLTALAEFSSMGSGSPEITLTMNIRGGETLEYEVTTDNRYVLQQGFFEDFPAEISVSATGTGCALYTVSGDYYIKKEKQLLDPFSISIKTKGKRPLSRKRRDTSEESEEEEETEEAAPCDKFTISISARYNGEDGASNMAIVNVRPVSGFVFDKDSLESLKRKYDFVRRYEINEDTITFYFDEITNDDMEFEFDVIKEFDVEDAKPAFITILDYYENGLKVAEEFEFVCIDEEATESPSTTYTTPVSPSGFPSSSSTETPDFDECLTPDVCGGPEYVCINYPGTYECICADGYALDETEENCVAIPSCPVCAMDLPVGSEESVCSSDFIKVMKVRGDGTLRPLSDLLTNVEIRDRSYIDIDIDENCPCDLLSGGGRIIVIASNDHISPSSGKNAEKILLDDSVFVVESISSVKKDIGKVLIDC; encoded by the exons AGACATCGGTTTCCTTTTGTACCTTCCTGCAAATCTAGAGTCTGGTGCAACTGTGCAAGCATACATCGAGACAAACACCACAGAACCCTTCACTGCTGAATTAAATTTCATTCATTCTAATGAAGACAGACACTTTTACAGTAGTGCTAGGATTGAAAATGGTGAAGGATCCATAGATATTGAG GTACCAAAGGTAGACTACTGGTATGGTTCTGTTAACTTCACTGGAGTATTTGAAGTCTCTCAGAAAACAATCTCTGGATCCAGAAACAACATTTATATCTACCGAGATGTACAGAAAGCAACCTTCATTGAGACTGACAAGCCATTGTATAAGCCTGGCCAAGAGG TGAAGTTTCGCTTGATTACCATTGACTCTGACTTCAAACCTGAAACTTCAAAT ATTTCCAAGATTCAAATTGAATCTCCTAATAACATCAGACTGGCTCAATGGAGAAATGTCGAGCGCCCAGATGGTCTGGTTGACCTGTCCTTCCAACTCATCTCAGAACCCGCCTTAggtatatataatatcaaagCCTATGTGGACGACAACTGGATCTCTCAACCATTTAAGGTGGATGAATATG TTTTGCCCAAGTTTGAGGTGACAGTAAGAGCTGATAGTTATATCCTAATCAATGCTGAAGAGTTCAGTTTCCAAGTCTGTGCAAA GTACACCTACGGCCAGCCGGTTAGAGGATCGTTAGCAGGAAGTGTGGGAAAGGTGGTGAAAGagaattattattactattacagACAAAGGGAAAGCACGCAGCTAGGAGAGGAACAGGATGAACTTGAACTAACTGATGCTGTCGAGTTCATTGCA GAGTTGGATAACCAAGGAtgttgtgaaactaccattgatgTTACTGAGATGAACCTTTCTTCATATGACACCCCTTACTGGAAGACGTCACTCGCTGTTAAGGCTACCATCACAGAGGCTTCAACTG GTAACGAGTTTACAGAAACGTATGCTGGAACTAAACTTGAAACTACTGCACTGCATATTAATATGGAGTCAGCATCAACCTTTAAACCTGGAATTCCATATCAGGGCAGG ATTAAAGTGACTTATCCAGATGACAAACCTGCTCCAAACGAGGTCCTAAATATCACTGCAAGGGTCGATGGTGAAACCGTTCATCAGGACGAAGCCACAACTGATTCGGATGGGATTGTCAACTTTGAGATTCCATTTGCGGTCATGGATAAATCCATTCGTCTCACT GTCACTGCAGTTGGGTACCCTTCTGAACATAGTGAAGACAGTTATAGCATGTATCAGCCTTCGTCTTATATCAACTTGGATCCTGCTTACTCCAATATTGGTAGCTATATGCAGATATTACCGGTCACTGAGACGGTCAATGCTGGAGAAGATGTTACTGTTCAAGTACTCTACACATCTGACGATAGCACTGTCTCTTCTGATTTTAAATTTCAG TTTGTGGCACGTAATAAATTGATCGATGCTGGTGCCACACACATTGGAGAAAGTCGCAGACGAAGAGTTGCCATACTTG ATGAGACAGAATGCCAGCAACAGCTCAGGGAGGCAACAGAGAAAGGAGCCCTGGGTAGCTTCAGACCAGATTGTGATGAGAACGGTCTATTCATGAAGAGGCAGTGTCATGCCTCTACTCGCCGATGCTGGTGTGTTAACCCAGAGACAGGACTGGAGGTGACATCTGGAGTTACACCTGATTGTGAAG CCGAAGAAGAAAGTGGCCCAATAGAAGTTCCTATCGGAGAATTGGGACCACCTGATG CATTTAATGAGTGCCAAGAAGGATTCTCCTTCGCTCCTGGTGTCAAGAAGTGTGTTC GAACTGCAGAAGAAACTGAATGCCAGAGACAAGCTCGTGAGGCTCAAGAGAAAGGTCCATTAGTGGGAGGCCGCCAGCCCGCTTGTCACGAGGATGGCTCATTCCTGCCAGAGCAATGTCACGGCTCTACCGGTTACTGTTGGTGCGTGGACACAGCCACAGGGTTAGAGGTTCCTGGAACCAGCACAGGTCCCACAGAGGAGAATGTAGACTGTGAAG CCGAGGGAGAAAGTGGCCCAATAGAAGTTCCTATCGGAGAATTGGGACCACCTGATG CATTTAATGAGTGCCAAGAAGGATTCTCCTTCGCTCCTGGTGTCAAGAAGTGTGTTC GAACTGCAGAAGAGACTGAATGCCAGAGACAAGCTCGTGAGGCTCAAGAGAAAGGTCCATTACTGGGAGGCCGCCAGCCCGCTTGTCACGAGGATGGCTCATTCCTGCCAGAGCAATGTCACGGCTCCATCGGTAACTGTTGGTGTGTGGACACGGCCACAGGGTTAGAGGTTCCTGAAACCAGAACAGGTCCCACAGAGGAGAATGTAGACTGTGAAG GAACTGCAGAAGAGACTGAATGCCAGAGACAAGCTCGTGAGGCTCAAGAGAAAGGTCCATTACTGGGAGGCCGCCAGCCCGCTTGTCACGAGGATGGCTCATTCCTGCCAGAGCAATGTCACGGCTCCATCGGTTACTGTTGGTGTGTGGACACGGCCACAGGGTTAGAGGTTCCTGAAACCAGAACAGGTCCCACAGAGGAGAATGTAGACTGTGAAG AACCTGTGGAAGTATTAACTGAATGCCAGAGACAGGTTCAAGAGGCTCAAGGGAAAGGTCCATTAGTGGGAGGCCACCAGCCCGCTTGTCATGAGGATGGCTCATTCCTGCCAGAGCAATGTCACGGCTCCACCGGTTACTGTTGGTGCGTGGACACGGCCACAGGGTTAGAGGTTCCTGGAACCAGCACAGGTCCCTCAGAGAAGAATGTAGACTGTGAAG AGTTCACACTTACACTTACACTGCCGCCCCCAACAACTCAAGAACCAATTGTCCATGTGGATCCACAAGCCCTTCAAGAGGCAACCTTCTCGGTCAGGATCACCCCTGGTCTGAGTCCAGAGGCTCGGCTTCTTGTGTACTACACCAGCCCTGAAGGTGAAATAATTGCCGACTCAGTCACCATTAAGGTTAACGAGGCATTCGAGAATGAG GTTCATCTGGAGTTTTCAGAGCCTGAAGTTGAACCAGGCAGCGAAACAACTTTAAAAGTTTCAGCTGAAAATGGATCTCTCTGCGGAATCGGTATCGTCGATAAGAGTGTCTACGTGCTTGGAGGTGAAAACAAGCTAACACCTAAAAAG CTCTTTGCTGTATTTGACCTGTCTGTCCGAACAGCCTACTATGGCGATTATTGCTCCCACGGCTACTACCGGTATCGCTTTAAGCGGTATATTCTGCCTTACCCAGGATATGGTTACAACACAGTCACATACACAGATTCGTCAGAGGCATTTAAG AATTCAGGTTTGATGACAGTAACCAACTTTGATTTGGAGGTGGCTCCATGTACTTATAGTCCAGCAATTG CCTACTCTGTAGCTAGGGCCGGCGGAGAAGACTTATTTGACTCACCAGAGGGCAATGGAGGACCTGCCAAACAGGATGGTGAGGATACAATCAGGAGCTACTTCCCATCCACTTGGTTGTGGACTTTACAGAGAGTCAG TGAGACTCCAGCGGAGATGCAATTACCCGTTCCAGACACCATCACCGATTGGATCGCTAACGGATTCTGCACGAACGTGAAGTATGGAGTAGGAATAGCGCCACCCATAACTCTTCGTGCCTTCCAGCCATTCTTCCTGTCCATGTCACTTCCATATTCTATCATTCGCACAGAAAAAACTCCCATCAAGGTCTCAGTCTTTAACTACTTGGAGCAATGCTTAGTG GTGAGAGTAACATTGGAAGAAAACGAAGACGTTGTTCTGAGTGGAGATTCTATGTACACAGTGGCTGTACCAGCTGGAGATGTTACCACGGTAACTTTCAAAGTTGCTGCTTTTGTTTTAGGTGAAATCCCCCTTCAAG TGACTGCCGAGTCGATCAGCGATGATGAATTCCTCTGCGGGAATGAAGCCGTCGCAGGGGCAGCAGGCACTTCCGACACCGTCCTACGAAATTTGAAAGTGAAGCCCGAAGGAGAACCAGAGACACGAACGGAGAGTGTGTATTTCTGCCTGGAAAATAATGAGACTTATAACAAGCATGTCTCACTAAAAATACCCCCTCAACATGTACCTGGGACTGCCGTTGGTGAGATAACTGTTACAG GCGACTTAGTTGGCAACAGTCTCAGTAACGTTGAGGATATGCTGCGAATGCCGTACGGATGTGGAGAACAGAATCTTCTCAGTATGGTGCCTAACATCGTGGCATTGCAGTACCTGCAGTCTGTGGGAGAAGCCACACCAGAAATCACTGAAGAGGCCAAGAAAAACATCTTGAGCGGTTACCAGAGGGAACTGATCTATCGTCGTACCGACAACTCGTACTCTGCGTTCGGCAACAGCAACCCCTCGGGTAGTACCTTCCTGACCGCATTTGTGGTCCGTACCTATGCCCATGCTCAGAAGTTTGTGGAAGTAGATGAAGAGGACCTCTTCGTCACCATCCAGTGGCTTCGAGGAATCCAGGAGGTCGATGGATCCTTCCGAACTGTTGGTTACCTAGCTCACAAGGCCATGAAG GGAGGAGTGAACAACAACGTGACCCTAGCTGCTTATGTTGTTTCAACATTCCTGGAAGCTGGATACGGTACAGAG GATAAGACGGTGGCAGCTGCCTTTAAATACCTGAATTCTCAGCTGGATTCGCTAGAGGATACCTACAGCATGGCTCTGCTTGCCTACGCATACGCTCTGGCTGGCATGGAGGAGTTTGATCAAGTCTACGAAAAGTTGCAGGAATCCGCTATCAACTCGG AGGGAACCAGGCACTGGGAGAGTAATCGTGAAGGTCTTCCTTCATACACCTCTTACTACCAAGATTCAGCCAAGTCCCAGAACATTGAGATGACGGCCTATGTGCTAAGGGCTATGATACTCTATGACATTCCAGATATTGAAGTGGAAGGCAGCTATATTGCCCGTTGGTTGGTAGCTCAAAGAAATCCAAGGGGTGGCTTCAGCTCTACACAG GACACAGTCATTGGTCTAACTGCATTAGCAGAATTTTCCTCGATGGGCTCAGGTAGCCCTGAAATCACATTGACTATGAACATTCGTGGTGGAGAAACCTTGGAATATGAAGTAACCACGGATAATCGCTATGTCCTCCAACAAGGCTTCTTTGAAGACTTCCCAGCTGAAATAAGTGTCAGTGCTACGGGAACTGGGTGCGCCCTCTATACC GTGTCTGGAGATTACTACatcaaaaaggaaaaacagTTGTTAGATCCATTCTCGATAAGCATCAAAACTAAAGGTAAAAGACCACTTTCAAGGAAGAGGAGGGACACAAGTGAGGAaagtgaggaggaggaggagacaGAAGAAGCAGCACCTTGTGACAAATTCACCATCTCCATCTCAGCAAG ATATAATGGTGAAGACGGCGCGTCCAACATGGCCATCGTAAACGTCCGTCCCGTGTCGGGATTTGTCTTCGATAAGGATTCTTTGGAATCCCTGAAGAGGAAATATGACTTTGTTAGACGATACGAAATCAATGAAGATACCATCACTTTCTACTTTGATGAG ATAACAAATGATGATATGGAATTTGAATTTGACGTGATCAAAGAGTTTGATGTAGAGGATGCCAAACCAGCGTTCATTACAATCCTTGACTACTACGAGAATG GTCTAAAGGTCGCTGAAGAATTTGAGTTTGTTTGCATCGACGAGGAAGCGACAGAGTCTCCATCGACGACCTACACGACGCCAGTCTCACCATCTGGATTTCCTTCTTCCTCCTCGACAGAAACACCCG ACTTTGACGAGTGCCTCACACCTGATGTTTGTGGCGGTCCAGAGTACGTATGCATCAATTATCCGGGGACGTACGAGTGTATTTGTGCGGATGGATATGCATTGGATGAAACTGAAGAGAACTGTGTTG CCATTCCATCTTGCCCAGTGTGTGCTATGGACTTGCCAGTTGGATCAGAGGAATCTGTCTGTAGCTCCGACTTCA TCAAAGTGATGAAGGTCCGTGGGGATGGGACACTGCGACCTCTAAGTGACCTGTTGACCAACGTGGAAATAAGGGACCGAAGCTACATTGATATCGATATTGATGAGAACTGTCCTTGCGACCTGCTGTCTGGCG GAGGAAGAATTATTGTGATAGCTAGCAATGATCACATCAGCCCTTCTTCAGGCAAGAACGCCGAGAAGATCCTCCTGGACGATTCTGTCTTTGTCGTGGAGAGCATAAGTTCTGTTAAGAAGGACATCGGGAAAGTTCTGATCGATTGCTAG